The following are encoded together in the Bacillus sp. NP157 genome:
- a CDS encoding DUF1311 domain-containing protein, with amino-acid sequence MKTFATVVALCLVAMPTIVSAFDDSTEQALRHSAPKGITEAFFACTKKTGFDKAELSNCISTELKVQDRRLNKAYSALMTHLDDKSKASLRAAERAWLDFNVKSITAETDIGGTNQTTDLDVAQAELYRYCDRANVLERYLFGLGL; translated from the coding sequence ATGAAAACCTTCGCTACCGTCGTTGCGCTCTGCCTTGTCGCAATGCCTACCATCGTCTCGGCATTCGATGACTCGACGGAGCAAGCCTTGAGGCACTCGGCACCGAAAGGCATCACGGAAGCGTTTTTCGCCTGCACGAAGAAAACCGGCTTCGACAAGGCAGAGCTTTCCAACTGCATCTCGACGGAACTCAAGGTGCAAGACCGCCGCCTCAACAAAGCTTACAGCGCACTGATGACGCATCTGGACGACAAGTCCAAGGCTAGCCTGCGAGCAGCCGAGCGGGCATGGCTCGATTTCAACGTGAAGTCGATCACGGCAGAGACCGACATCGGCGGAACGAACCAGACGACGGATCTCGATGTGGCACAGGCCGAGCTGTATCGATACTGCGACCGCGCGAACGTCCTCGAGCGCTATCTATTCGGACTCGGTTTGTAG
- a CDS encoding cupin domain-containing protein, translating to MAIKTPTRKPLPIEVRGNATQPLGMSATQFLRDYWQKRPLLIRNAFPGFEAPIQPNDLAGLACEEGVLARLIIHDEKRDRWTVKNGPFDEAEFGKTPKRDWTLLVQDVDKWDADVAALLETFAFLPSWRVDDVMISYAEDGGGVGAHVDQYDVFLLQGIGERHWAISDDPDAPLDFRNDVELKQLQTFEPTHEWLLEPGDMLYLPPGVPHDGVAIGNCMTLSIGMRAPSQAELTGDLADFLAERMPEELRYTDADLTPAKRAGEIDAAALNRLRQALPFAAALDRDLLAEWFGRFITRYRNAQEAAPPPKATTAAALDKALDGGSTFVRHPFARLAWVRGKKDATLYVSGSAYECPADLAETLSGQREATFDKAPGAAGKAVLLALVNDGHLGIRKGRRR from the coding sequence ATGGCTATCAAGACCCCCACCCGCAAGCCCCTCCCCATCGAAGTCCGTGGCAACGCCACGCAGCCGCTGGGCATGAGCGCCACGCAATTCCTACGCGACTACTGGCAGAAGCGACCGCTACTTATCCGCAATGCCTTCCCCGGATTCGAGGCACCGATCCAGCCCAACGACCTGGCCGGCCTGGCCTGCGAGGAAGGAGTTCTGGCCCGCCTGATCATCCACGACGAAAAGCGCGACAGGTGGACGGTAAAGAACGGCCCGTTCGACGAGGCCGAATTCGGCAAGACCCCCAAGCGTGACTGGACCCTGCTCGTCCAGGACGTCGACAAATGGGACGCCGACGTGGCCGCCCTGCTCGAAACCTTCGCCTTCCTGCCCAGCTGGCGGGTCGACGACGTGATGATCTCCTATGCCGAGGACGGCGGTGGCGTCGGCGCCCACGTCGACCAGTACGACGTCTTCCTGCTGCAGGGCATCGGCGAGCGCCACTGGGCGATCAGCGACGACCCGGACGCGCCGCTGGACTTCCGCAACGACGTGGAGCTCAAGCAGCTGCAAACGTTCGAACCGACCCACGAATGGCTGTTGGAGCCGGGCGACATGCTGTACCTGCCGCCGGGCGTCCCGCACGATGGCGTGGCCATCGGCAACTGCATGACCCTGTCGATCGGCATGCGCGCACCCTCGCAGGCCGAGCTCACGGGCGACCTCGCCGACTTCCTCGCCGAGCGGATGCCCGAGGAACTGCGCTACACCGACGCCGACCTCACGCCCGCAAAGCGTGCCGGCGAGATCGATGCCGCCGCATTGAACCGCCTGCGCCAGGCCCTGCCCTTCGCCGCCGCGCTCGACCGCGACCTGCTGGCGGAATGGTTCGGCCGCTTCATCACCCGCTACCGCAACGCCCAGGAAGCCGCGCCCCCGCCGAAGGCGACCACTGCCGCCGCGCTGGACAAGGCCCTCGACGGCGGCTCGACCTTCGTCCGCCACCCGTTCGCCCGCCTGGCCTGGGTCCGCGGCAAGAAAGACGCCACGCTCTACGTCAGCGGCAGCGCGTACGAGTGCCCGGCCGACCTCGCCGAAACGCTGTCGGGTCAGCGCGAAGCCACCTTCGACAAGGCCCCCGGCGCGGCCGGCAAGGCCGTCCTGCTGGCCCTCGTCAACGACGGCCACCTCGGCATCCGCAAGGGCCGCCGTCGGTGA
- the lpdA gene encoding dihydrolipoyl dehydrogenase — protein MSDKFDVIVIGAGPAGYVAAIRAAQLGLKTAVVDAFVGKDGKAALGGTCLNVGCIPSKALLDSSKQFHNLTHNFKDHGITAENPKIDIGTFIGRKDKIVKQFTGGVTMLFKANKVTSFFGKGKLLKGNEVEVTGNDGTVSKISATNVILASGSVPIELPFAKFDGKHIIDNAGALDLTDVPKRMGVIGAGVIGLELGSVWKRLGAEVTVLEALPKFLAVADQDIAKMAAREFAKQGLDIKVNAKVTAAEVKGDEVHVSYTDKDGAAQSLVVDKLLVAVGRRAYTAGLLADDTGVKLDERGRIVVDEHNHTGVDGVWAIGDAVRGPMLAHKGSEEGVMVAELIAGKPGHVNLDTVPWVIYTEPEIAWVGKTEEQLKEEGIPYKTGAFPFAANGRAVAMNEGIGQVKMIAHAETDRILGVHMVGPVVSELIHECVVAMEFKGSSEDLARIVHAHPALSEVVHEAALSVDKRAIHKGN, from the coding sequence ATGAGCGACAAGTTCGACGTCATCGTCATCGGTGCGGGCCCCGCCGGCTATGTGGCCGCGATCCGCGCCGCGCAGCTGGGCCTGAAGACCGCCGTGGTCGACGCCTTCGTCGGCAAGGACGGCAAGGCGGCCCTCGGCGGCACCTGCCTCAACGTCGGTTGCATCCCGTCCAAGGCGCTGCTGGATTCGTCCAAGCAGTTCCACAACCTGACGCACAACTTCAAGGATCACGGCATCACCGCCGAGAACCCGAAGATCGACATCGGCACGTTCATCGGCCGCAAGGACAAGATCGTCAAGCAGTTCACCGGCGGCGTGACCATGCTGTTCAAGGCGAACAAGGTCACCTCGTTCTTCGGCAAGGGCAAGCTGCTCAAGGGCAACGAAGTCGAAGTCACCGGCAACGACGGCACCGTGTCGAAGATCTCCGCGACCAACGTCATCCTCGCCTCGGGCTCGGTGCCCATCGAGCTGCCGTTCGCGAAGTTCGACGGCAAGCACATCATCGACAACGCCGGCGCGCTGGACCTGACCGACGTACCCAAGCGCATGGGCGTGATCGGCGCCGGCGTCATCGGCCTGGAGCTGGGCAGCGTGTGGAAGCGCCTCGGCGCCGAAGTCACCGTGCTCGAAGCACTGCCGAAGTTCCTCGCCGTGGCTGACCAGGACATCGCCAAGATGGCCGCGCGTGAGTTCGCCAAGCAGGGCCTCGACATCAAGGTCAACGCCAAGGTCACCGCCGCCGAAGTGAAGGGCGACGAAGTCCATGTCAGCTACACCGACAAGGACGGTGCCGCGCAGTCGCTGGTCGTCGACAAGCTGCTGGTCGCCGTGGGCCGCCGCGCCTACACCGCCGGCCTGCTGGCCGACGACACCGGCGTGAAGCTGGACGAGCGTGGCCGCATCGTGGTCGACGAGCATAACCACACCGGCGTGGACGGCGTGTGGGCCATCGGCGACGCCGTGCGCGGCCCGATGCTTGCGCACAAGGGTTCCGAGGAAGGCGTCATGGTGGCCGAGCTGATCGCCGGCAAGCCGGGCCACGTCAACCTCGACACCGTGCCGTGGGTCATCTACACCGAGCCGGAAATCGCCTGGGTCGGCAAGACCGAAGAGCAGCTGAAGGAAGAAGGCATCCCCTACAAGACGGGCGCCTTCCCGTTCGCCGCCAACGGCCGTGCCGTGGCGATGAACGAAGGCATCGGCCAGGTGAAGATGATCGCCCACGCCGAAACCGACCGGATCCTCGGCGTGCACATGGTCGGCCCGGTCGTCTCCGAGCTGATCCACGAGTGCGTCGTGGCGATGGAGTTCAAGGGCTCGTCGGAAGACCTCGCCCGCATCGTCCACGCCCACCCGGCCCTGTCGGAAGTCGTGCACGAAGCCGCCCTGTCGGTCGACAAGCGCGCCATCCACAAGGGCAACTAA
- a CDS encoding TIGR00730 family Rossman fold protein has protein sequence MKALCVYCGSSSGSRPEYTEAATAFGTRLAKENIALVYGGGKVGLMGTVADAVIAAGGRVIGVIPRQLVEKEVAHTGLSELHVVETMHQRKTRMYELSDAFVALPGGFGTMDEMFEMLTWAQLGLHTYPCGFLNVLGFYSGLSASMDHMVAEGFVKQVQREQVWFGESIDALFDWMKTYESTYTPKWITKESV, from the coding sequence ATCAAGGCCCTCTGCGTCTACTGCGGCTCCAGCAGCGGTTCGCGGCCCGAGTACACCGAAGCCGCCACGGCGTTCGGCACCCGCCTGGCGAAGGAAAACATCGCCCTCGTCTACGGCGGCGGCAAGGTCGGCCTCATGGGCACCGTTGCCGACGCGGTGATCGCCGCGGGTGGTCGCGTCATCGGCGTCATCCCACGCCAGCTTGTCGAGAAGGAAGTCGCCCACACCGGCCTCTCCGAGCTGCACGTCGTCGAAACCATGCACCAGCGCAAGACGCGCATGTACGAACTGTCCGACGCCTTCGTCGCCCTGCCCGGTGGCTTCGGCACCATGGACGAAATGTTCGAGATGCTGACCTGGGCGCAGCTTGGCCTGCACACCTATCCGTGTGGTTTCCTCAACGTGCTCGGCTTCTACAGCGGCCTGTCGGCAAGCATGGACCACATGGTGGCCGAAGGCTTCGTCAAGCAGGTCCAGCGCGAACAGGTCTGGTTCGGCGAAAGCATCGATGCACTGTTCGACTGGATGAAGACCTACGAGTCCACCTACACCCCGAAGTGGATCACGAAGGAATCCGTGTAA
- a CDS encoding 2-oxoglutarate dehydrogenase E1 component: MSANLIREFSESSQLAGGNADYVEQIYEAWLADPGSVPAEWDSYFKSFKGREAGDIAHSGAIARIEAAQKQRRAGGTTTVAAPADNAYAQKQAGVLRLLTAYRSRGHLAAQLDPLGLTAPDVDAPDLGLAFHGLTDADLNTEFDCGTFAGGGQRMTLRDLWSKLKAIYTGTVGAEFMYISDYDQRSWIYSRLEKAAGKPGLEKSEKVRVLEALTAAEGLERYLHTKYVGQKRFSLEGGDSLIPMMDDVVRAAGDNGVKEVIIGMAHRGRLNVLVNILGKAPSQLFNEFEGKFEHDDSPMHTGDVKYHLGFSADVKTPNGGVHVALAFNPSHLEIVNPVVAGSVHARQGRRRDTAREKSLAVLIHGDAAFAGQGVGMELMQMSQARGFAIGGTLHLVINNQVGFTTSKREDSRSTLYCTDLAKMVNAPVFHVNGDDPEAVIQVTRLAYEFRKQFKKDVVIDLVCYRRHGHNEADEPAATQPLMYQVIRKRPTTRDLYAQSLVKSSTIGADDGQKMLDDYRGRLEKGASLISIEPNPTRDIPVDWTRFVGNALSMDVKTGVSREVMSKVLDTILTIPPNVTLHARVAKIYDDRRKMASGELPGDWGFAENLAYGTLIAEGNDLRIVGQDAGRGTFFHRHAVLHDQNSDDTYMPLAKVREDARVDVIDSLLSEEAVMAFEYGEATTSPDQLTIWEGQFGDFANGAQVVIDQFISSGEAKWDRLCGLTLLLPHGQEGAGPEHSSARLERFLQLCALDNMQVCVPTTPAQAFHMIRRQQVRPVRKPLIVMTPKSLLRHKLAVSTLDELANGKFQLVIGEHRDLQAKKVKRVVLCSGKVYYDMLEEADKKGITDVAIVRVEQLYPFPRPEVSAELEKYPSAKEVVWCQEEPMNQGAWFQIRHHLQACIGPKQSLSYAGRSRSPSPAPGHLNTYLAEQAALVEQALVAPVGTDHAAE, from the coding sequence GTGAGCGCAAACCTGATCCGCGAATTTTCCGAATCTTCCCAGCTCGCTGGCGGCAACGCCGATTACGTAGAGCAGATCTACGAAGCCTGGCTGGCCGATCCCGGCTCTGTCCCGGCCGAATGGGATTCCTATTTCAAGTCGTTCAAGGGCCGCGAAGCCGGCGATATCGCCCATTCCGGCGCCATTGCCCGCATCGAAGCCGCGCAGAAACAGCGCCGCGCGGGTGGGACGACCACCGTCGCCGCTCCGGCTGACAATGCCTATGCGCAGAAACAGGCCGGTGTCCTCCGCCTGCTCACGGCCTACCGCTCGCGTGGCCACCTGGCCGCCCAGCTGGATCCGCTCGGCCTGACCGCGCCCGACGTGGATGCGCCGGACCTCGGCCTCGCCTTCCACGGCCTGACCGACGCCGACCTCAACACCGAATTCGATTGCGGCACCTTCGCCGGCGGTGGCCAGCGCATGACGCTGCGCGACCTCTGGTCGAAGCTGAAGGCGATCTACACCGGCACCGTCGGTGCCGAGTTCATGTACATCTCCGACTACGACCAGCGCTCCTGGATCTATTCGCGCCTTGAAAAGGCCGCCGGCAAGCCGGGGCTGGAAAAGAGCGAGAAGGTGCGCGTGCTCGAAGCACTGACCGCGGCCGAAGGCCTCGAGCGCTACCTGCACACCAAGTACGTCGGCCAGAAGCGCTTCTCGCTGGAAGGTGGCGACAGCCTCATCCCGATGATGGATGACGTGGTCCGTGCCGCCGGCGACAACGGCGTCAAGGAAGTCATCATCGGCATGGCCCACCGCGGCCGCCTGAACGTGCTGGTCAACATCCTCGGCAAGGCCCCGTCGCAGCTGTTCAACGAGTTCGAAGGCAAGTTCGAGCACGACGACAGCCCGATGCACACGGGCGACGTGAAATACCACCTCGGCTTCTCGGCCGACGTAAAGACCCCGAACGGCGGCGTGCATGTCGCGCTGGCGTTCAACCCGTCGCACCTGGAAATCGTCAACCCGGTGGTCGCCGGCTCCGTGCATGCCCGCCAGGGCCGTCGCCGCGACACCGCGCGCGAGAAGTCGCTGGCCGTGCTCATCCACGGCGACGCCGCGTTCGCCGGCCAGGGCGTCGGCATGGAACTGATGCAGATGTCGCAGGCCCGTGGCTTCGCCATCGGCGGCACGCTGCACCTGGTGATCAACAACCAGGTCGGTTTCACCACCTCCAAGCGCGAAGATTCCCGTTCCACGCTGTACTGCACCGACCTGGCCAAGATGGTCAACGCGCCGGTGTTCCACGTGAACGGCGACGATCCGGAAGCCGTGATCCAGGTCACCCGCCTGGCCTACGAGTTCCGCAAGCAGTTCAAGAAGGACGTGGTGATCGACCTCGTCTGCTACCGCCGCCACGGCCACAACGAGGCCGACGAACCGGCAGCGACGCAGCCGCTGATGTACCAGGTGATCCGCAAGCGCCCGACCACCCGCGACCTGTATGCACAGTCGCTGGTGAAGTCGAGCACGATCGGTGCGGACGACGGCCAGAAGATGCTCGACGATTACCGCGGCCGCCTCGAAAAGGGCGCCTCGCTGATCTCGATCGAGCCGAACCCCACCCGCGACATCCCGGTGGACTGGACCCGCTTCGTCGGCAACGCGCTGTCGATGGACGTCAAGACCGGCGTCTCGCGCGAGGTGATGTCGAAGGTGCTGGACACCATCCTCACCATCCCGCCGAACGTCACCCTGCACGCCCGCGTCGCCAAGATCTACGACGACCGTCGCAAGATGGCCTCGGGCGAGCTCCCGGGTGACTGGGGCTTCGCGGAAAACCTCGCCTACGGCACGCTCATCGCCGAAGGCAACGACCTGCGCATCGTCGGCCAGGACGCCGGCCGCGGCACGTTCTTCCACCGTCACGCGGTGCTGCACGACCAGAACAGCGACGACACCTACATGCCGCTGGCGAAGGTGCGCGAAGACGCCCGCGTCGACGTCATCGACTCGCTGCTCTCCGAAGAAGCCGTCATGGCGTTCGAGTACGGTGAAGCCACCACCTCGCCCGACCAGCTCACCATCTGGGAAGGCCAGTTCGGCGACTTCGCCAACGGCGCCCAGGTCGTGATCGACCAGTTCATCAGCTCGGGCGAAGCCAAGTGGGACCGTCTCTGCGGCCTCACCCTGCTGCTGCCGCACGGCCAGGAAGGCGCAGGCCCGGAGCATTCCTCCGCCCGCCTCGAACGCTTCCTGCAGCTGTGCGCGCTGGACAACATGCAGGTCTGCGTGCCGACCACCCCGGCCCAGGCGTTCCACATGATCCGCCGCCAGCAGGTGCGCCCGGTGCGCAAGCCGCTGATCGTGATGACGCCGAAGTCGCTGCTGCGCCACAAGCTGGCCGTGTCCACGCTGGACGAGCTGGCCAACGGCAAGTTCCAGCTGGTGATCGGCGAGCACCGCGACCTGCAGGCGAAGAAGGTCAAGCGCGTGGTGCTGTGCTCGGGCAAGGTCTACTACGACATGCTCGAGGAAGCCGACAAGAAGGGCATCACCGACGTGGCGATCGTGCGCGTCGAGCAGCTGTATCCGTTCCCGCGTCCGGAAGTCTCGGCCGAACTGGAAAAGTACCCTTCCGCGAAGGAAGTGGTGTGGTGCCAGGAAGAGCCGATGAACCAGGGTGCATGGTTCCAGATCCGTCACCACCTGCAGGCCTGCATCGGTCCGAAGCAGAGCCTGTCCTATGCGGGACGCTCGCGCTCGCCGTCGCCGGCACCGGGCCATCTCAACACCTACCTCGCCGAACAGGCAGCGCTTGTCGAGCAAGCGCTCGTCGCGCCTGTCGGCACCGATCACGCAGCGGAGTAA
- the odhB gene encoding 2-oxoglutarate dehydrogenase complex dihydrolipoyllysine-residue succinyltransferase encodes MSIEVKVPVLPESVSDALIATWHKKAGDAVKRDENLLDLETDKVVLEVPSPVDGVLKEIKFEEGSTVTSSQVIAVIEEGAAAAAPAPAAAAPAPAAAEAPKAEKTDAPKGVDELSPAGRRVAVEDNIDPSKVAGTGRDGRVTKEDLVNAGKGGSAPAAAAAAPAAKPTPGSRPEERVPMTRIRTRIAERLMQSKNSIAMLTSFNEVNLAEVVKLRKSLGEQFEKANGVKLGFMSFFVKAATEALKRYPVINASVDGSDIIYHGYQDISIAVSTEKGLVTPVLRDVQDMSFADVEKGIIGYAKKARDGKLGLDDLQGGTFTITNGGTFGSLLSTPIVNPPQSAILGMHTIKERPIVENGQVIAAPMMYIALSYDHRIIDGKDAVLFLVDIKNQLENPQRMLLGL; translated from the coding sequence ATGTCCATCGAAGTCAAAGTCCCGGTCCTGCCCGAGTCGGTCTCCGACGCGCTCATCGCCACCTGGCACAAGAAGGCCGGCGACGCGGTCAAGCGCGACGAAAACCTGCTGGATCTCGAAACCGACAAGGTCGTGCTCGAAGTGCCCTCGCCGGTCGACGGCGTGCTGAAGGAGATCAAGTTCGAGGAAGGCTCGACGGTCACCAGCAGCCAGGTTATTGCCGTGATCGAGGAAGGCGCCGCCGCTGCCGCGCCCGCCCCGGCCGCCGCTGCCCCGGCTCCGGCCGCCGCCGAAGCCCCTAAGGCTGAGAAGACCGACGCGCCGAAGGGCGTGGACGAGCTCTCGCCGGCCGGCCGCCGCGTCGCCGTGGAAGACAACATCGACCCGTCCAAGGTCGCTGGCACGGGCCGCGATGGCCGCGTGACCAAGGAAGACCTGGTCAACGCCGGCAAGGGCGGCAGCGCCCCGGCCGCCGCCGCGGCGGCCCCGGCAGCGAAGCCGACCCCGGGTTCGCGTCCGGAAGAGCGCGTGCCGATGACCCGCATCCGCACCCGCATCGCCGAGCGCCTGATGCAGTCGAAGAACTCGATCGCGATGCTCACCTCGTTCAACGAAGTGAACCTCGCCGAGGTGGTCAAGCTGCGCAAGTCGCTGGGCGAGCAGTTCGAGAAGGCCAACGGCGTGAAGCTGGGCTTCATGAGCTTCTTCGTGAAGGCCGCCACCGAAGCGCTCAAGCGCTACCCGGTGATCAACGCCTCGGTCGACGGTTCGGACATCATCTACCACGGCTACCAGGACATCTCGATCGCCGTGTCGACCGAGAAGGGCCTCGTGACCCCGGTGCTGCGCGACGTGCAGGACATGTCGTTCGCCGACGTCGAGAAGGGCATCATCGGCTACGCCAAGAAGGCGCGTGACGGCAAGCTGGGCCTGGACGACCTCCAGGGCGGCACCTTCACCATCACCAACGGCGGCACCTTCGGCTCGCTGCTCTCCACCCCGATCGTGAACCCGCCGCAGAGCGCCATCCTCGGCATGCACACGATCAAGGAGCGCCCGATCGTCGAGAACGGCCAGGTCATCGCCGCGCCGATGATGTACATCGCCCTCTCGTACGACCATCGCATCATCGATGGCAAGGACGCGGTGCTCTTCCTGGTCGACATCAAGAACCAGCTGGAAAACCCGCAGCGGATGCTGCTCGGCCTCTGA